Part of the Uloborus diversus isolate 005 chromosome 2, Udiv.v.3.1, whole genome shotgun sequence genome, TTTGCCAACCACCAGTATTTGTTTGCGGCGATGCATTACCAGTTCCGTCCGACCATCCTCCATTTTGTTGAGGTGCTGCATTTGCATCAGTCTGCCAGGAATTAGTCTGTGCCTGTGGAGCAGCGCTCTGccatccattggtattttgccaGCTTCCTCCATCTGAACTCCAGCCTCCAGTAGTTCCAGTGTTATCAGCTGTTGTTGCAGGACTTGTCGGCCCTCCACCATTCCAACTTCCTCCTCCACCTGTATTTGCACCTTTAGCGTCCAGAGTTTCTTTCCAGTATTGATTAGTATCTCCAACTGTCCACACTTCTGGATCCGCTCCACCTCCTCCATAAACTCTTGCTTCTCCTTTACCATCTTCCGAAAATTTCCAAACGATGTATCTCCCTTGTTTATCATCATCCCAACCTCCGGTAGGAGGCGTTGTTGTGGTACCAGTAATGTCTGAAGATGTAGTATTGGTACTTTCCGCTGTAACATTTGCAGATTCAACACTTACTGGAGCAGAAGCATTACTTTTGGCAGAGAAGTCATCTGCACTAGTTACCTTCCATTCCCCATTGATATTTTCGATCTTCCATTCGACATTTCCTTTTTCATCAACAAGTTTCCAGCCTTCAGGTCCTCCATCTCCAACAACCTTCCATCCCGAATTATCATCTATGTTCTCCATAGTTTTTGTGTCTTCGTTATAAACCTTCCAAGACAGTCCTGCATCTTGCCAGCTTGTACCTCCCCCATCGTTCCATCCGGCACCGGTTGCTGGCCCGGCATTCCAACTTCCACCCCCTCCTCCATTAGTTGCGGGAGCTGCATTGTTCCACCCCCCATTTTGCGCTCCTGACGGAGTAGCAGCCCAGGTTTGAGCATTATTTGCATTCCATCCACCTGGTGCCGGTTGTCCCCCTGCTTGTTGCGGTGCCCAGCCACCACCACCGCCTTGTTGGGGAGCTTGCCACCCTCCAGCATTATTATTGTTTGCACCTTGGGCAGGTGCAGCATTCCATCCACCCGATGCAACATTTGGTGCCCATCCATTTTGTGGAGGCGGGCCATTACTTACAACAGGAACTGCTGCAACCTGTGCAGGTCCATTTACCCATCCAGCAGCATTTCCTGCATTTTGATTCCATCCTACATTATTTGCTTGTGCAGCACCAGGTGGTCCATTCCAGCTTCCTGCCGCACCATTAACCCATCCGCCcgctgcattattattattattattgggtGGATTTTCGTCTTCGGTCCATCCGTCTTGCGTCTCTTCATCACTAGATGATTGATCGTCACTCCATCCCGCAACGTTCCATCCTCCAGCTGAGGGGTTCGCTCCAGCTGTAGCATCGTTAGGGGCCCAACTGTTTTGAGGTGCAACTCCACCGGTGCTCCATGGATCTGCAGCTCCCCCTGTAAaacaaatgttattaaatttacatttatcGAATTAAGTGATTTCGCTGAATTTTGTAGCTTCCACAGATTAGCTTTTTTCTTCTAAGCATCTGAAAGAATTTCTCAACCGGGGTCACAGAACTGCAGGTGACCACAGGAAAAAATGACGAAATTGGGGAGTCATGAGCCTCCGGAAAGTGGCCTCTGCTGCCACAATGTTTTAAAGTGTGGGAACATAGATCTTGTTGCGGCTTCACAATTTGAATAAGCCGTCAAAGTTCGGCTGAATGTTCAAATAATGAGGATATGaaacaaaaatgacaaaaaaaaaatgtttgaatttattgACTGTTATTTTATCTACTAGTAGTTGATATAAAATCCTTTTTGTTGCTGGATGTAGTTTTTGTTTTGgtctgaaataatttaattttctacaaataCAGCAAGTACAATTCAGCACTCTTAACAgtatagttttaagaaaatgtacTCTTTTCATATAAATAtagtaaaattataataaaaataataattgaataaaaacagaaaaacccGACtgctttaaaaccaaaaaaaaaaaaaaaaaactaaaaaaaaaaaaattaagcccaGTAGttaagaatgttattaagtactactgaataacaacagcattgaaatagttttttaatcgatacacacataagacaaatcataaattcaaaagcagatcagaaggatcaacagtcggggcccattcttttttaaatcaaggaacctcataaaatttgaatgggccccgaccgTTGactcttctattctgcttttgaatttatgatttgtttcgtgtgtatcgattataaaactatttcattggagtaattattcagtaatacttaataaaattctaaactactgggctttatatgttttttctttttagtttttttttttttttggtttctacgcagtcgggattttttgttttcatttaattattttttattttacactttttagttaattttcattgatttagttattatgattataagacggtaaatttcgcaatcttgtcatttcattgagggAGATCTTGAGGGTTATTAAAAAACTCacgtggtctaaactactgattattagtccctctagggacctaacgcggcttaaagctacatatgcttgacctttagcaaaaatgcgcgaacttaagtcaatcacagctatataaacacTTTGTATAActactcatgatgacgcgagcggAGAAACAACGTTAATCGAATCTTTCTCGCAATACTAAAAAAGCCCGCCAAGAAAGTACACGTTGCGAAACTCAGTCTCcttgaatcacgacaaaaacaaaggGAACATGttaagagatgaaaatcgaattattggactttgtaaacaaaaaattcaggcagtgaaaacgctacctgcatttgtagcACGtagtgtcgcacgcaggtagcgcgCGTCACGATCCCGAACTAACAATATTggctggttgttgatatggtgaattacGATTACCGTCATGTGTaaagtgacactcccaaggttgagacaaatcgattgacataagaattatcaaaattggccaaggtgtTTAgtctctacaacgccacataggaacaaacatacgtgtagagactcataaacacattaccctcctttgcgtcgcgtaCGCGCAGTCAGGTAAAAAGTAAtactagaattttaaaaaatgatttgtgaaaTAAGTAATGccagaataaataataaatgactgATTATTGAGCATTTATGCATAACAGTATTAGTTTTCGGCCTCATATGTCATTTGAAGTAAGAGAAAGGCACAACAAATTACGAAATCAAAGGCTTCTTCCGAAAAGAACGCGTTTCCTTGATCACAGAAGCGAATAACTTGAGGAAATCTatatctgtgaaattaaaaccaaaatagcaataaaatttacTCGTGAAAATCCAACTTACGTcgaaaaggaagagaaaaaaaaccgtGAACAAAATTTAtgcataataatgttttttttttttttttgaacagtcgtTTTCAAATAGATGCAACCTTAACGTAATATGAtttgataacataaaaaaaagattgCTGATGAGCAATGTTttcataacataaaaaaaagaataggaaGGAAATAAAAACAGCTTCTTAAAACGTTCGAAAGCagcagagattttttttaaaaaaagtcaaataatcgCACGAAAACAAATAAGAtcaattaccgccccgggtgtcacccgtgcTAGGGACGTGACTGCTtattgcatctttaaaatatctgtaAAAAGAATAATAAGATAATTCaaccaatattaaaaaatttaaaagtagggTGTTGAGATAGGAAACTCTGTGTATGTCGATCTATCTGTCTCCCCCCCTCCTCattaacttttgagtaaattgtcTGATTCTAACaaactttatttgtttaaaagatCTAGCACGGTCAAGTTATTTACATatttcacgttttattttgaacattttttcgcccctttttgaacagttcaaaaaaacttatacGGATTTACTTCAgacaaactttgtttcaaaaagctcttgattaattttttaatttcactactttaaggtatttttgaaaaattcaaaaattttgcacattagGTTTCCAAACACTTTTTTCTAAGAAACCGAAAGCATTAAGAACTATTTTTTGGTACGAAAATTTGTGCAAATAGTGAATTTTTCATCGTGAATTGCGAAACTTCTCAAATTTCGGTTTCAAGAAATgcgaaaaaacaataaaaattgaagaaCCGTATTTCGCGGGCTTAACATTGACTCATGTCAGACgttaatatgactgaatcaaaatgaaatgaattcaaagcgtTAATGTTTTTACCAGGACTGTTGAATCGGACGGAAAATACCCTACTCGCATAATTTTTGAGTCATCGATCCCcgtaccccaaaatcagtccgtcCCTGACTCcacgactccaactctgactccgcaaccATGGCAGAACTGCAGTcgcggagggaaaatgaccgactccgactcttggaatatTAAAAGCATCGGctcctgactccaactccttAACCCCAAACTCAATCCGACTTCGACTCAGTCCTAATAATTGTTGAGATGATTTGCTTTTGATTTTCCtcataatagttttaatttattcatattatttttggcaacgggaaataaaaggaaaatcgGAGTGCTTTATTTTTACCAGAAAGAAAGCTGTGCACATGAATTTAGTTTtgagg contains:
- the LOC129216576 gene encoding heterogeneous nuclear ribonucleoprotein A1-like, which codes for MSEQPEAPTELAGIRGRNILILTLPLVQESRGAADPWSTGGVAPQNSWAPNDATAGANPSAGGWNVAGWSDDQSSSDEETQDGWTEDENPPNNNNNNAAGGWVNGAAGSWNGPPGAAQANNVGWNQNAGNAAGWVNGPAQVAAVPVVSNGPPPQNGWAPNVASGGWNAAPAQGANNNNAGGWQAPQQGGGGGWAPQQAGGQPAPGGWNANNAQTWAATPGWKLECRASNRCRMERWGRYKLARCRTVLEGL